One Nomascus leucogenys isolate Asia chromosome 22a, Asia_NLE_v1, whole genome shotgun sequence DNA segment encodes these proteins:
- the MRPS18B gene encoding 28S ribosomal protein S18b, mitochondrial gives MAASVLNTLLRRLPMLSLFRGTHRVQVPLQTLCTKAPSEEDSLSPVPISPYKDEPWKYLESEEYQERYGSRPVWADYRRNHKGGVPPQRTRKTCIRRNKVAGNPCPICRDHKLHVDFRNVKLLEQFVCAHTGIIFHAPYTGVCVKQHKRLTQAIQKARDHGLLIYHIPQVEPRDLDFSTSHGAVSATPPAPTLISGDPWYPWYNWKQPPERELSRLRRLYQGHLREESGPPPESMPKMPPATPAEASSTGQTDPQSAL, from the exons GTTCCCCTCCAGACTCTTTGCACCAAAGCTCCCTCTGAGGAAGATTCTTTGTCCCCAGTTCCCATTTCTCCTTATAAGGATGAGCCCTGGAAATATCTGGAATCAGAAG AATACCAGGAGCGATATGGTTCTCGCCCCGTCTGGGCTGACTACCGCCGCAACCACAAGGGTGGTGTACCCCCACAGCGGACCCGGAAAACATGTATT CGTCGGAATAAAGTTGCTGGGAATCCCTGTCCCATCTGCCGAGATCACAAGTTGCATGTTGACTTTAGG AACGTGAAGCTCTTGGAACAATTTGTCTGCGCCCACACGGGTATCATCTTCCATGCTCCATACACAG GAGTCTGTGTGAAGCAGCACAAGAGGTTGACCCAGGCCATCCAGAAAGCCAGGGATCATG GTCTCCTCATTTACCACATCCCCCAGGTTGAACCACGGGACCTTGACTTCAGTACCTCTCATGGGGCTGTGAGTGCTACTCCGCCAGCCCCCACCCTGATCTCAGGCGACCCCTGGTACCCATGGTACAACTGGAAACAGCCACCGGAGAGAGAACTGTCTCGCCTTCGCCGGCTTTACCAGGGTCATCTCCGAGAAGAGAGTGGCCCCCCACCTGAGTCAATGCCCAAGATGCCCCCTGCAACACCAGCGGAAGCCTCCTCCACTGGGCAGACAGACCCCCAGAGTGCTCTGTAG